Proteins from a genomic interval of Candidatus Rubidus massiliensis:
- a CDS encoding Glucosaminate ammonia-lyase produces the protein MKKYDVAIIGAGPIGLEMAVVLKEIGISYIQFDKAQIGQTIFEYPPSTHFFSSTERIGIANLPIQTIDQQRCSREQYLAYLRSVVLGKNLIVNTYEEVINLKKVEEFFLITTKSNKGEQSYIAKYVILATGGLAKHRTLNIPGESLPHVFSTLGDPHRFFKKKVVVVGGKNSAVEAALRCYHCGALVSLIVRQESLSKSVKYWLLPEIEGRIKKKQIDAYFKTTLQEIANDHVKIQTDQHISLLPADFVIKAIGFESDNSLFEKLKIPTHSKESKPIFNDQTMETTIPDIFVCGTSIGGTQIKYEVFIENSHEHVNKIAKELASRLQIPHLQSSMVNEPRVDLPEQ, from the coding sequence ATGAAAAAATACGACGTTGCAATCATAGGAGCTGGACCTATTGGATTAGAGATGGCTGTAGTCTTGAAAGAAATTGGTATTTCTTACATCCAATTTGATAAAGCTCAAATCGGACAAACTATTTTTGAATATCCTCCATCTACTCATTTTTTTAGTTCAACTGAACGTATAGGCATTGCAAATCTTCCAATCCAAACTATTGACCAACAACGCTGTTCTAGGGAACAATATCTAGCTTATTTGCGATCGGTAGTGCTGGGCAAAAATTTAATAGTTAATACCTACGAAGAAGTGATTAATCTAAAAAAGGTAGAAGAGTTTTTTTTAATTACAACTAAGTCGAATAAGGGGGAACAATCTTACATTGCTAAATATGTTATTTTAGCAACAGGGGGACTGGCAAAACATAGAACTCTAAATATTCCAGGGGAAAGTTTACCCCATGTTTTTTCAACCCTTGGTGATCCTCATCGCTTTTTTAAAAAAAAGGTTGTCGTCGTAGGAGGGAAAAACTCTGCAGTAGAAGCTGCTTTAAGGTGTTACCACTGTGGAGCTTTAGTCTCTTTAATTGTGAGACAGGAAAGCTTATCTAAGTCGGTTAAATATTGGTTACTGCCAGAAATTGAGGGTCGCATTAAAAAAAAACAAATAGATGCTTATTTTAAAACTACGCTTCAAGAGATAGCAAATGATCACGTTAAAATACAAACAGATCAACACATTAGCCTTTTACCAGCTGATTTTGTAATCAAAGCGATTGGTTTTGAATCTGATAATTCTTTATTTGAAAAGCTCAAGATACCCACCCATTCAAAAGAGAGCAAACCCATTTTTAACGATCAAACGATGGAAACTACGATACCAGATATTTTTGTTTGTGGCACATCGATTGGCGGTACTCAAATAAAGTATGAAGTTTTTATTGAAAATAGCCATGAGCACGTTAATAAAATAGCAAAAGAATTAGCAAGTCGTTTACAGATACCCCACCTTCAATCAAGTATGGTCAATGAACCAAGAGTTGATCTTCCCGAACAATAA
- the guaB gene encoding Inosine-5'-monophosphate dehydrogenase, protein MKKAYTFDDVALVPQFNNIPSRTEPNLESWLTKDKKIHLPIIASNMDTVMNEELADILLEEGTFPIFHRFTDFEGQKKWVKKYKDKTFISAGILHIEETRQLLDLGAIGVCIDVAHGHSNKMFAMIEELKKTHPDKDIIAGNVCTAMAYHDLVNAGADAVKVGVGPGAACTTRMVTGFGVPQFTAIYECARVADKLRIPLIADGGIRNSRDLVLALAAGASSVMIGKLFALTKESAAPKRESQNSPLGLEAKYRGQASEDFQNDFYGGLKDKTVAEGVDFWAPVNYTAKQLINKLMGGLRSGMTYGGARNIKELQRKAEFVEVTNTYMKESAPREKSHS, encoded by the coding sequence ATGAAAAAAGCTTATACTTTTGATGATGTGGCGTTGGTACCACAATTTAATAATATCCCCTCTAGAACAGAACCTAATCTAGAAAGTTGGCTAACCAAAGATAAAAAAATTCATTTACCCATCATAGCATCCAATATGGATACTGTTATGAATGAGGAATTAGCTGATATATTACTGGAAGAAGGCACATTTCCCATTTTTCATCGCTTTACTGATTTTGAAGGGCAAAAAAAATGGGTAAAAAAATACAAAGATAAAACATTTATTTCGGCTGGAATTTTGCATATAGAGGAAACGAGACAACTTCTTGATTTAGGAGCCATAGGTGTTTGTATCGATGTTGCTCACGGCCACTCAAATAAGATGTTTGCTATGATAGAAGAATTAAAAAAAACTCATCCCGATAAAGACATAATAGCTGGAAACGTATGCACAGCTATGGCTTATCACGATCTAGTAAATGCTGGAGCTGATGCTGTAAAAGTAGGAGTTGGGCCTGGAGCTGCTTGCACAACACGTATGGTAACAGGTTTTGGCGTACCTCAGTTTACAGCTATTTATGAATGCGCAAGAGTTGCGGATAAATTAAGAATTCCGTTAATTGCCGATGGGGGAATTAGAAATAGCCGCGATTTAGTTTTGGCGTTAGCTGCGGGAGCAAGCTCCGTAATGATTGGAAAGTTATTTGCTCTTACAAAAGAAAGTGCAGCCCCTAAAAGAGAATCTCAAAACTCACCGTTAGGACTTGAGGCAAAATATAGAGGACAGGCGAGTGAAGATTTTCAAAATGATTTTTATGGTGGGCTTAAAGATAAGACAGTTGCCGAAGGGGTTGATTTTTGGGCGCCAGTGAATTATACCGCTAAGCAATTAATCAATAAATTAATGGGTGGTTTAAGAAGTGGAATGACTTATGGGGGAGCGAGAAACATTAAAGAACTGCAAAGGAAGGCAGAGTTTGTCGAAGTAACCAATACATATATGAAGGAAAGTGCTCCCAGAGAGAAATCCCATTCTTAA
- a CDS encoding Putative rRNA methylase — MRKPHLCLAHKKWEEILTPDDIVIDATCGNGQDLLFLAQTLFAKEGIGRIYGIDIQRLAITNSINKLVLNLPKENLNNVRLFWQSHCSFPIQIPYDQVKLIVYNLGYLPGSGKKNFTTLTETTLTSLKNALKLIKVGGLISITCYPGHTEGEREEFFLTQWLSTLPSNLWTCSHHRWINSFKSPSVIFIERKN, encoded by the coding sequence GTGAGAAAGCCTCATCTTTGTCTTGCTCATAAAAAGTGGGAAGAAATATTAACACCTGATGATATTGTTATCGATGCCACATGTGGCAATGGACAAGATCTTTTGTTTTTAGCGCAAACTCTCTTTGCTAAAGAAGGGATTGGTAGAATTTATGGTATTGATATACAAAGGCTTGCTATAACGAATTCTATTAATAAGTTAGTTCTCAATCTGCCTAAAGAAAATTTAAACAACGTTCGTTTATTCTGGCAGTCTCATTGTTCTTTTCCTATCCAAATCCCCTACGATCAAGTGAAACTTATTGTTTACAATTTAGGCTATTTGCCAGGGAGTGGAAAAAAAAATTTTACAACTCTTACAGAAACTACTTTAACGAGTTTAAAAAATGCTCTAAAGCTTATTAAAGTAGGGGGATTAATTAGCATAACATGCTATCCGGGACACACTGAAGGTGAAAGAGAAGAGTTTTTTTTAACGCAATGGCTTTCTACATTACCATCAAATCTTTGGACTTGTTCTCATCATCGTTGGATTAATTCTTTTAAATCTCCGAGCGTGATTTTTATTGAAAGAAAAAACTAA
- the rpsN gene encoding 30S ribosomal protein S14, producing MAKKSSIEKEKRREKLVKLKWEKRQELKKTAANLNLTEEEREAARTALNKMPRNSAPTRIRHRCQLTGRARGNLRKFKISRLCFREMALAGLIPGVTKASW from the coding sequence ATGGCTAAAAAGTCATCTATAGAAAAAGAAAAACGTCGCGAAAAGTTAGTTAAACTTAAGTGGGAAAAGCGTCAGGAACTAAAAAAGACAGCTGCTAATCTTAATTTGACAGAAGAAGAAAGAGAAGCCGCTCGCACAGCGCTAAATAAAATGCCTAGAAATTCTGCTCCTACCAGAATTCGCCATCGTTGCCAACTTACAGGACGAGCGAGAGGAAACTTAAGAAAATTTAAAATTTCCCGTCTCTGTTTCCGCGAGATGGCATTAGCAGGACTAATTCCTGGAGTAACCAAAGCTAGTTGGTAA
- a CDS encoding 50S ribosomal protein L36: protein MKVKASIKADPSKGDKLVRRRGRLYIINKKDPNRKQRQKGPARKK from the coding sequence ATGAAAGTAAAAGCATCCATAAAAGCTGACCCATCAAAAGGTGACAAATTAGTTCGTCGCCGTGGTCGCCTTTATATCATAAATAAAAAAGATCCTAACCGTAAGCAACGCCAAAAAGGGCCTGCTAGAAAAAAATAA
- the rnpA gene encoding Ribonuclease P protein component: MNNSCSFPKGARIKQRHQFKRLSSQAKYFVAKHIIIDYLQNSLPYCRLGITVTRRFGKAHERNAFKRKVRECFRKSLDCKNFNYDFNIKPKVSAKEATLTEICCDLDLFFKSRAKN; this comes from the coding sequence GTGAATAATAGTTGTTCTTTTCCGAAGGGCGCTCGTATCAAGCAGCGCCATCAATTTAAACGTCTATCCTCTCAAGCCAAATATTTTGTAGCCAAGCATATCATTATTGATTATTTGCAAAATTCTTTACCTTATTGTCGTTTAGGAATTACGGTAACCCGTCGTTTTGGAAAGGCACATGAAAGAAATGCCTTTAAAAGAAAAGTAAGGGAATGTTTTCGCAAAAGTTTAGATTGTAAAAACTTCAATTATGATTTCAATATAAAACCAAAGGTTAGCGCTAAAGAAGCCACTTTAACTGAAATTTGTTGTGATTTAGATTTGTTTTTTAAAAGTAGAGCAAAGAATTGA
- the dsbH gene encoding Disulfide bond reductase DsbH precursor produces MKFIFSIILSLCSLSLYGDVYGGYAYAPNAPKINWLNSYEVAVNESKSSKKPILLFFTGSDWCSWCHKLENEALNTEEFAKEASNRFIFVKIDFPLNNSIPPHVSAQNKQLQKKYDIKGFPTIVLLDSNQQQIGTVGYRPGGGKAYATHLFKMVSDYQQYRNQMQNVDNASNHSYNHLKKLYEKSKELALENEAQTILKIGMKIKDNQYFLTERYRFLAEEGKIGDPEALTIKQQLLASDPKNENKIHYQIAVIDFEKACENMDKDKTSIQKVVQPLTEYIDKFGKADPHNLWKLQMIISQMYLEHNNLNEALRYAQYSYQTAPDTVQHEIATAIKGLEHRLSAH; encoded by the coding sequence ATGAAGTTTATTTTTTCTATTATACTTAGCCTTTGTAGCCTTTCTCTTTATGGAGATGTCTACGGTGGGTATGCTTACGCCCCTAATGCACCGAAAATTAACTGGTTAAACAGTTATGAAGTAGCTGTGAATGAATCAAAATCCTCAAAAAAACCCATATTACTGTTTTTCACAGGATCCGATTGGTGTAGTTGGTGTCATAAGTTAGAAAATGAAGCTCTAAATACAGAAGAGTTTGCCAAAGAAGCTAGTAATCGCTTTATTTTTGTAAAAATTGATTTTCCATTAAATAACTCAATTCCTCCCCACGTTAGTGCTCAGAATAAACAATTACAAAAAAAATATGATATAAAAGGGTTTCCAACGATTGTACTTTTAGATTCAAATCAACAACAAATCGGTACTGTCGGTTATCGTCCAGGCGGTGGAAAAGCATATGCTACACATCTATTTAAAATGGTTAGTGATTATCAACAATATCGCAATCAAATGCAAAATGTTGATAACGCCTCTAATCACTCTTACAACCATTTAAAAAAATTGTATGAAAAATCTAAGGAACTTGCGCTTGAGAACGAAGCGCAAACCATTTTAAAAATTGGAATGAAAATTAAAGATAATCAGTATTTTCTTACCGAACGGTATCGTTTTTTAGCGGAGGAGGGAAAAATTGGAGATCCAGAAGCTTTAACCATCAAACAACAATTATTGGCTTCTGATCCTAAAAATGAAAATAAAATTCATTATCAGATAGCTGTCATAGACTTTGAAAAGGCATGTGAGAATATGGATAAAGATAAAACTAGTATTCAAAAAGTTGTGCAACCTTTAACGGAGTATATAGATAAATTTGGAAAGGCCGATCCACACAATTTGTGGAAGTTACAAATGATTATTTCTCAAATGTACTTAGAACACAATAATTTAAACGAGGCCTTAAGATATGCTCAATATTCCTATCAAACAGCGCCAGATACTGTGCAGCATGAAATTGCAACGGCAATTAAAGGTCTAGAACATCGCCTTTCAGCTCATTAA
- the pgsA_2 gene encoding CDP-diacylglycerol--glycerol-3-phosphate 3-phosphatidyltransferase, which produces MTIATYLTFVRLIISPIFLVLYIWHDFFSISSATVPYFLIALLLLSELTDAFDGYLARKLNQVSDFGKILDPMADSISRIAFFLSFTQPPINLPIFFVFIFYGRDAIISMLRTLCALNGFALAAQQSGKFKAFLQFIATFSILILMWAYELKVISIDTLQQTSISLVSLVAIFVLYSAFDYLYTNRVFMFRIIQKKNS; this is translated from the coding sequence TTGACAATTGCAACTTATTTAACATTTGTTAGATTAATTATAAGTCCCATCTTTTTGGTTCTTTATATTTGGCATGATTTTTTTTCTATATCATCTGCAACTGTCCCTTACTTTTTAATTGCGTTGCTTCTCCTATCTGAACTAACTGATGCATTTGATGGATATCTCGCAAGAAAATTGAACCAAGTGAGCGATTTTGGTAAAATTTTAGATCCCATGGCAGATAGCATTTCAAGGATCGCTTTTTTCCTAAGCTTTACTCAGCCACCGATTAATCTACCTATATTTTTTGTGTTTATTTTTTATGGGCGTGACGCAATTATTAGCATGCTACGCACTCTTTGCGCTTTAAATGGATTTGCTTTAGCTGCTCAACAAAGTGGAAAATTTAAGGCTTTTTTACAATTTATAGCTACCTTTTCTATTTTAATTCTCATGTGGGCTTACGAATTAAAAGTTATCTCGATCGATACTCTACAGCAAACAAGTATTTCATTAGTATCTTTAGTCGCCATATTTGTTCTATACTCAGCTTTTGATTATCTCTATACCAATCGAGTCTTCATGTTTCGCATTATTCAGAAAAAAAATTCTTAA
- the glgA2 gene encoding putative glycogen synthase 2, which yields MYITHIAAEMAPIAKVGGLGDVILGLSREQKNLGHQVAIILPKYDGIDTDNIKDFTVFKNNILIDYQGQSHILTIWKGLVEGVTVYFIDSNDSRQFFHRGCFYGCEDDNERFLYFSKASLEFISQANLPTDIIHIHDWQTAAISFLLPALFKSLDVKTVFTIHNMEYQGNCGTWNLDALGLDGNYYLDKERLQDHTYSDSINLLKGAIIYANTITTVSPTYAKEVLTPYGGKGLDTTLKKYAFKFFGILNGIDTVYWNPETDPYLPTKFSSREIPLHTNDKIIFDNKGYIKRFLRKKSSLEEIHAPIVGCVTRLVPQKGIELIKQAIVRTLEKKGQFVLLGSSPIISIQEEFQQLKDYYRNNPNVCFFLSHNEPLAHLIYAGSDMFVIPSIFEPCGLTQMIALRYGSIPIVRNTGGLSDTIFDFDYSGLPLEQTNGFSFDYPDETGLNSALDRALDYWFKEPKTWRKLALQGMHCDFSWKCSAKKYIELYQKMNST from the coding sequence ATGTATATTACTCACATAGCTGCTGAAATGGCTCCTATTGCTAAAGTTGGCGGTTTAGGAGATGTGATCCTAGGTCTTTCGAGAGAACAAAAAAATTTAGGTCATCAAGTCGCAATTATTCTTCCCAAATATGATGGTATAGACACAGACAATATTAAAGATTTTACCGTTTTCAAAAATAATATCTTAATAGATTACCAAGGACAAAGCCATATCTTAACTATATGGAAAGGTTTAGTTGAAGGAGTAACTGTTTATTTCATAGACTCAAATGATTCACGTCAATTTTTCCATAGAGGATGTTTTTATGGTTGTGAAGATGACAACGAACGATTTTTATATTTTTCAAAAGCTTCTTTAGAATTTATAAGCCAAGCCAATCTTCCAACTGACATTATTCACATACATGATTGGCAAACTGCCGCTATTTCTTTCCTACTACCAGCCCTTTTTAAATCTTTAGATGTCAAAACCGTTTTTACCATTCATAATATGGAGTACCAAGGAAATTGCGGGACTTGGAATTTAGATGCACTAGGTCTTGATGGTAACTACTATCTTGATAAAGAGCGATTGCAAGATCACACTTACAGTGATTCCATTAATTTGCTAAAAGGTGCAATCATTTATGCCAATACGATTACTACTGTCTCCCCAACCTATGCTAAGGAAGTATTAACGCCTTATGGAGGAAAAGGGCTAGACACCACTTTAAAGAAATATGCCTTTAAATTTTTCGGTATTTTAAATGGAATCGACACAGTTTATTGGAATCCAGAAACTGATCCTTACTTGCCTACCAAATTTTCTAGTAGAGAAATCCCTTTACACACAAACGACAAAATAATTTTTGATAATAAAGGGTATATTAAACGTTTTTTAAGGAAAAAAAGTTCTTTAGAAGAGATTCATGCTCCAATTGTTGGTTGCGTAACTCGCCTTGTCCCCCAAAAGGGGATCGAATTAATAAAACAAGCTATTGTTCGCACCCTCGAAAAAAAAGGGCAGTTCGTGTTGCTAGGATCTAGTCCCATTATTTCGATACAAGAAGAATTTCAACAATTAAAAGATTATTATCGCAATAATCCAAATGTATGCTTCTTTTTGTCACATAATGAACCTCTAGCTCATTTGATCTATGCTGGATCTGATATGTTTGTTATCCCTTCCATCTTTGAACCCTGTGGTTTAACACAAATGATCGCGCTTCGGTATGGATCTATACCAATTGTTAGAAATACGGGAGGACTTTCAGATACAATTTTTGATTTTGACTATTCTGGCCTTCCTCTTGAGCAAACCAATGGGTTTTCCTTTGATTACCCTGACGAAACTGGCCTCAATTCAGCCTTAGATCGCGCATTAGACTATTGGTTTAAAGAACCTAAAACTTGGCGAAAATTAGCTTTACAGGGAATGCACTGCGATTTTAGTTGGAAATGTTCGGCGAAAAAATATATTGAACTTTATCAAAAAATGAATAGTACTTAA
- the prs gene encoding Ribose-phosphate pyrophosphokinase, with translation MHKPTNDFLLFSGSSHPTLSQQVAKHLNVPLSSIEINKFPDGEIGVQIVDSVRGQDVFVLQSIAVDPNYYLVELLIIIDALKRSSAKTINVITPYYGYSRQDRKDKPRVPITAKLVANLLTAAGVNRLITLDLHTSQTQGFFDIPVENLYARPLLIEAFGQYITKNVIVVTPDIGSIKLGRSYSEQLQVGMAIVDKQRISPTKIKDITVIGDVKDKDVLLADDMCTTGITLALAAKACQEKGARAIYAAVTHGLFVLNAIEVIEQSPILALLVSDTIPINGKVLQSKKITVVSIAPLIAKAIHCILSKESITSLYDIDGCNI, from the coding sequence ATGCACAAGCCTACAAATGATTTTCTTTTATTCTCAGGTTCATCTCACCCAACTTTAAGTCAACAAGTTGCTAAGCATTTAAACGTCCCTTTATCTTCAATTGAAATCAATAAATTTCCAGATGGGGAAATTGGTGTTCAAATTGTGGATAGTGTGCGCGGTCAAGATGTATTTGTTTTACAAAGTATAGCGGTAGACCCAAATTATTATTTAGTTGAATTGTTAATTATCATAGACGCCTTAAAGCGATCTTCAGCTAAAACAATTAATGTTATAACTCCATATTACGGATATAGTCGGCAAGATCGAAAAGATAAGCCACGGGTTCCAATTACAGCGAAATTAGTAGCAAATCTACTAACAGCTGCCGGTGTCAATCGCTTAATCACTCTTGATTTACACACAAGTCAAACACAAGGTTTTTTTGATATTCCAGTCGAAAACTTGTACGCTCGGCCACTTTTAATAGAAGCTTTTGGACAATATATCACAAAAAATGTTATAGTCGTTACTCCAGATATAGGAAGCATCAAACTAGGGCGTTCTTATTCGGAACAATTACAAGTTGGAATGGCAATTGTTGATAAACAAAGAATCAGCCCAACTAAAATAAAAGATATCACTGTAATTGGTGATGTAAAAGATAAAGATGTACTTCTCGCTGACGACATGTGTACCACAGGTATAACATTAGCGTTAGCAGCGAAAGCATGCCAAGAGAAGGGTGCAAGGGCTATTTATGCTGCGGTAACGCATGGATTATTTGTTCTTAATGCAATAGAAGTTATAGAGCAAAGTCCAATTCTTGCATTGTTAGTGAGTGATACTATTCCCATTAACGGTAAAGTGCTACAGTCAAAAAAAATCACTGTAGTTTCTATTGCCCCCCTTATCGCGAAAGCGATTCATTGCATACTTTCCAAAGAGTCCATTACGTCTTTATATGACATAGACGGTTGCAATATATAA
- the rplY gene encoding General stress protein CTC, with the protein MKLQIKKRSGLKKSEVLKFRREGFIPAVLYQKGKEGEMITVQGSEYNALVRQVQPGRLSTQQFSLVGEDGVEVKAILKEVQYHPTTYDVLHLDFEELKPDTVVSVKVPIECTGVVDCVGVKLGGVVRQVIRYVKVRCLPKNIPSVFQVDVKDLSINQSRRLNDLTTTDGTKITEHNELRPVGNLNLVAVGIVKR; encoded by the coding sequence ATGAAATTACAGATTAAAAAAAGATCTGGTTTAAAAAAAAGCGAAGTTTTGAAATTTCGTCGTGAAGGCTTTATTCCTGCCGTGCTGTATCAAAAAGGAAAAGAAGGTGAAATGATCACTGTGCAAGGTTCTGAATACAATGCATTAGTTCGTCAAGTACAACCTGGTCGTCTCTCTACTCAACAATTTAGTTTAGTTGGTGAAGATGGAGTAGAAGTAAAAGCTATTTTAAAAGAAGTTCAATACCATCCGACAACTTACGATGTATTGCATTTAGATTTTGAAGAATTAAAGCCAGACACAGTCGTAAGCGTAAAAGTACCTATCGAATGCACAGGTGTTGTGGATTGCGTAGGGGTAAAACTTGGTGGAGTTGTAAGGCAAGTCATTCGATACGTAAAAGTTCGCTGCCTTCCTAAAAATATTCCTTCTGTTTTTCAAGTGGATGTTAAAGATTTATCAATTAACCAATCCCGTCGCCTTAATGATTTAACGACAACTGACGGAACAAAAATTACTGAGCACAATGAATTGAGACCAGTTGGAAATCTCAATTTGGTAGCTGTTGGTATAGTAAAACGTTAG
- the pth gene encoding Peptidyl-tRNA hydrolase, with product MNSNEAFLIVGLGNPGEKYAWTRHNFGYLLVEALGRNEGWKLQHDKYVNGYKAKGEYKGKQIYLLLPTTYMNESGVAVKKAIKDFQISIPNTLVVVDDTALDFGEMRVRPHGSAGGHNGLKSIEAQLNTIYYPRLRLGIGKNTGSYALADYVLDRFSKEELENIPQILQKGVDVIHRIIMHGISKVMNEINSRKTDKPNLESQENKNV from the coding sequence ATGAATTCAAATGAAGCTTTCTTAATTGTTGGACTTGGGAATCCGGGTGAAAAGTATGCTTGGACAAGACACAATTTTGGCTACTTATTAGTGGAAGCCTTAGGTCGAAACGAAGGGTGGAAATTACAACATGACAAATATGTTAATGGGTATAAAGCTAAAGGCGAGTATAAAGGCAAACAGATTTATTTACTTTTGCCGACCACTTACATGAATGAAAGTGGCGTGGCAGTAAAAAAAGCGATAAAAGATTTTCAGATAAGTATTCCAAATACTTTAGTTGTAGTAGATGACACAGCTTTAGATTTTGGTGAAATGCGAGTAAGGCCCCACGGAAGTGCTGGTGGGCATAATGGATTAAAAAGTATTGAAGCTCAATTAAATACTATTTACTACCCAAGATTGCGTTTAGGAATTGGTAAAAACACTGGTTCTTATGCTTTAGCTGATTATGTTTTAGATCGTTTTTCAAAGGAAGAATTAGAAAATATTCCTCAAATTTTACAAAAAGGTGTTGATGTTATCCATCGCATCATTATGCATGGTATTTCCAAAGTAATGAACGAAATTAATTCTAGGAAGACAGACAAGCCTAATTTAGAGAGTCAGGAGAATAAAAATGTCTAA
- the rpsF gene encoding 30S ribosomal protein S6, whose product MSNKEIKNLYEGMYIISATLSDEARQKALDKITRGITDHHGEIIKIHDQGRRRLSYQIDGHREGHYYVIYFNVNPAAISDLWQQYHLNEDLVRFTTVRTEKVLEKIEFPVLVDQQ is encoded by the coding sequence ATGTCTAATAAAGAGATAAAAAATCTCTATGAAGGGATGTATATTATTAGCGCTACATTAAGTGATGAAGCAAGACAAAAAGCGCTAGATAAAATTACTCGTGGTATTACAGATCATCACGGTGAAATTATTAAAATTCATGATCAAGGAAGACGTCGTTTAAGTTATCAAATCGACGGACATCGCGAAGGTCATTACTATGTGATTTATTTTAATGTAAATCCTGCAGCTATTAGTGATTTATGGCAACAATATCACTTAAATGAAGATCTAGTACGTTTTACGACTGTTAGAACAGAAAAAGTATTAGAGAAAATTGAATTTCCAGTTTTAGTAGACCAACAGTAA
- the rpsR gene encoding 30S ribosomal protein S18 translates to MANQRSRSPSDSSDFRGRKRKQCPFTAAGIKEIDYKDTNTLSKFITERGKILPRRITGVSAYHQKRLATAIKRARHMALLPFVLEV, encoded by the coding sequence ATGGCTAATCAAAGATCAAGAAGTCCATCTGATTCTTCCGATTTTCGTGGACGTAAAAGAAAGCAATGCCCTTTTACAGCAGCTGGCATTAAAGAGATTGATTACAAAGATACAAATACTTTGTCCAAATTTATCACAGAAAGAGGCAAAATTCTTCCTCGTCGTATTACTGGGGTTTCAGCTTATCACCAAAAACGTTTAGCAACTGCGATTAAAAGAGCACGTCACATGGCTCTTTTACCATTTGTTTTAGAAGTTTAA
- the rplI gene encoding 50S ribosomal protein L9 has protein sequence MAQQYLLTKDVESLGRMGDIVKVRPGYARNFLLPQGYAIVADKIAIQKQNELKKRRLEQAEADLKESNELADRLKDVVLVTTVKVDHEGNMYGSVNAADLVDLLKEQTSLDLEKRTIQLKAPIKKVGSHTIQVKLKEGVTASFQLNVESENQQ, from the coding sequence ATGGCACAACAGTATTTATTAACAAAAGATGTTGAATCTTTGGGCAGAATGGGAGATATCGTTAAAGTTCGCCCAGGTTATGCACGTAATTTTTTGCTTCCTCAAGGATATGCAATTGTCGCAGACAAAATTGCTATCCAAAAGCAAAATGAATTAAAGAAAAGACGTTTAGAACAAGCAGAAGCTGATTTAAAAGAATCAAATGAACTTGCTGACAGACTAAAAGATGTTGTATTAGTAACCACAGTAAAAGTGGATCACGAAGGCAATATGTATGGATCTGTTAATGCAGCAGATCTTGTTGATCTTTTAAAAGAGCAAACTTCCTTAGATCTCGAAAAACGTACAATCCAATTAAAAGCTCCTATCAAAAAGGTTGGTTCTCATACAATTCAAGTTAAATTAAAAGAAGGCGTTACAGCTTCTTTCCAATTAAACGTTGAATCTGAAAATCAACAATAA